In the genome of Dickeya fangzhongdai, one region contains:
- a CDS encoding NAD(P)-binding protein — MSNVKHDMTQPPDLKVTSGTGPVRSKHPVYQDSLPPCNHACPAGENIQSWLSLVQEQRYEEAWQRLIENNPMPAIHGRVCYHPCESACNRLQVDQSVSIHAVERFLGDMALEQGWTPRITAPDSGKKVLVIGAGPSGLSCAWHLRRLGHQVEIREAGPMAGGMMRFGIPAYRMPRDVLDSEIRNLLSSGITLTLNHKVEDVLQEKQQGGFDAVFMAIGAHLAKKTDIPAREAGKILDAVSYLSAVERGDAPKLGRRVAIYGGGNTAMDAARTARRLGADEAMIIYRRDIEHMPAHRFEAEEAMEEGVKINWLRTIRNIDSTTFTVEEMAIDANGRPQPTGRVETLQADSLILALGQDVDTRVLERIPGLTIRPDGIIDVDEHMMTAVTGIFAGGDMVPSERTVTIATGHGKKAAHHIDGWLRRQPYHKPASGSVLEYPHLHLWFNTEANASSQPAIAPEQRGGFDEIIGGLNREQATYEATRCYSCGNCFECDGCYGACPENAVIKLGKGLHYRFDYDKCTGCEACYRQCPCHAIEMNAEEVAQ; from the coding sequence ATGAGCAACGTAAAACACGATATGACGCAGCCGCCGGACCTGAAGGTAACTTCAGGCACCGGTCCGGTACGCAGTAAACATCCGGTCTATCAGGATTCCCTGCCCCCGTGCAATCATGCCTGCCCCGCCGGCGAGAATATCCAGTCCTGGCTGTCGCTGGTGCAGGAACAGCGCTATGAAGAGGCGTGGCAACGCCTGATCGAGAATAACCCCATGCCGGCGATCCACGGCCGCGTGTGTTACCACCCGTGCGAAAGCGCCTGCAACCGCCTGCAGGTCGATCAGTCGGTCAGCATTCATGCCGTCGAACGTTTTCTCGGCGACATGGCGCTGGAACAAGGCTGGACGCCGCGGATTACCGCGCCGGACAGCGGCAAAAAAGTCCTGGTGATCGGCGCCGGCCCGTCCGGTCTGTCCTGCGCCTGGCACCTGCGCCGTCTTGGGCATCAGGTGGAAATCCGCGAGGCCGGGCCGATGGCCGGCGGCATGATGCGCTTTGGCATCCCCGCCTACCGCATGCCGCGCGACGTACTGGATAGTGAAATCCGTAATCTGCTCTCCAGCGGTATTACCCTGACGCTGAACCACAAAGTCGAAGATGTGCTGCAGGAAAAACAGCAAGGCGGTTTCGATGCGGTCTTCATGGCTATCGGCGCCCATCTGGCGAAGAAAACCGATATTCCGGCGCGCGAAGCGGGCAAGATTCTGGATGCGGTCAGCTACCTGTCGGCGGTAGAGCGCGGCGACGCGCCGAAGCTGGGCCGCCGGGTCGCCATCTACGGCGGCGGCAATACCGCGATGGATGCCGCCCGCACCGCCCGCCGCCTGGGCGCCGATGAAGCGATGATTATTTATCGTCGCGACATCGAACACATGCCGGCGCACCGCTTTGAAGCGGAAGAGGCGATGGAGGAAGGGGTCAAAATCAACTGGCTGCGCACCATCCGCAATATCGACAGCACCACCTTCACCGTGGAAGAGATGGCGATCGATGCCAACGGCCGCCCGCAGCCCACCGGGCGCGTCGAGACGTTACAGGCCGATAGCCTGATTCTGGCGCTGGGCCAGGATGTGGACACCCGCGTGCTGGAGCGCATTCCCGGCCTGACCATCCGCCCGGACGGTATCATCGATGTCGATGAACACATGATGACCGCGGTAACGGGTATCTTTGCCGGCGGCGATATGGTGCCGTCGGAGCGCACCGTCACCATCGCCACCGGGCACGGCAAAAAAGCGGCGCATCATATCGACGGCTGGCTGAGGCGCCAGCCTTACCATAAACCGGCCAGCGGCTCGGTTCTGGAATATCCCCATCTGCACTTGTGGTTCAATACCGAGGCCAACGCCAGCAGCCAGCCGGCGATCGCCCCCGAACAGCGCGGCGGTTTTGACGAAATCATCGGCGGGCTAAACCGAGAACAGGCCACCTATGAAGCCACCCGCTGCTACTCCTGCGGCAACTGTTTCGAGTGCGACGGCTGCTATGGCGCCTGCCCGGAAAACGCGGTGATCAAACTGGGTAAAGGACTGCACTACCGTTTTGATTACGACAAATGCACCGGCTGCGAAGCCTGCTACCGGCAATGCCCTTGCCATGCGATTGAGATGAATGCCGAGGAGGTGGCGCAATGA